One stretch of Cohnella algarum DNA includes these proteins:
- a CDS encoding copper amine oxidase N-terminal domain-containing protein, with product MKRFLATIASAAMLFAYAGTAGAAAQQKPIQVLLNGEPVQFAVAPAAIEGKTFVEFRSLFVALGYEVAYDAGIKKITATSSGRTIEMTVGADAAFVDGSAVPIDNQLRIEKGRTLVGVRFIATLSGKDVAWDAAAKTVVIVDGGPTAEQEAAVFALLDKMQAAEEAWDYDATIALFSDDSPLREDYSEELAATWDRLRTKTTILEKKIVSYSAEETVLETAEENVKTGGTGFSPDARVNYVYTLRPAANGEWRIYNLQVVNFVATNVPELFEQAADVPAEEATALRAVLDRQIQALQEENLDDYLATMHLDDAGMKEAASAQIRQLFDTSDSKMTIEKFVVADYYDTNRATILFEAVTEVQVAGQTVKVRSVMANDAEKRDGTWLLDPVAIPLENEQL from the coding sequence TTGAAACGATTTTTGGCAACGATTGCATCAGCCGCGATGCTGTTTGCGTACGCGGGAACGGCCGGAGCGGCCGCGCAGCAAAAACCGATCCAGGTGCTGCTGAACGGCGAGCCCGTTCAATTTGCCGTGGCACCGGCCGCTATCGAAGGCAAGACGTTCGTCGAATTCCGTTCGCTGTTCGTGGCGCTGGGGTACGAGGTGGCTTATGACGCCGGGATCAAAAAAATCACGGCAACGTCGAGCGGCCGGACCATCGAAATGACGGTCGGCGCGGATGCCGCGTTCGTAGACGGCAGCGCCGTTCCGATCGATAACCAGCTCCGAATTGAAAAAGGCCGCACGCTCGTTGGCGTCCGGTTTATCGCGACGCTGTCCGGCAAGGATGTCGCTTGGGACGCAGCCGCGAAAACGGTCGTCATCGTCGACGGCGGGCCGACGGCCGAGCAGGAGGCCGCGGTGTTCGCTTTGCTGGACAAGATGCAGGCCGCCGAAGAGGCATGGGATTACGACGCGACGATCGCGCTTTTTTCGGACGATTCTCCGTTAAGGGAAGACTATAGCGAGGAACTTGCGGCAACGTGGGATCGGCTTCGAACGAAGACGACCATTTTGGAGAAAAAGATCGTGTCCTATTCGGCGGAGGAGACGGTGCTTGAAACCGCGGAGGAGAACGTTAAAACAGGAGGAACGGGCTTTTCGCCCGACGCTCGGGTAAATTACGTCTATACGCTGCGCCCCGCGGCGAACGGAGAGTGGAGAATTTACAATCTCCAGGTCGTTAACTTCGTCGCAACGAACGTTCCGGAGCTGTTCGAGCAAGCCGCCGACGTCCCGGCAGAGGAAGCGACGGCGTTGAGGGCGGTTCTGGATCGGCAAATTCAGGCCCTCCAGGAAGAAAACCTGGACGATTACCTGGCTACGATGCATTTGGACGATGCCGGAATGAAAGAGGCGGCGTCGGCCCAAATCCGGCAGCTGTTCGACACCTCCGATTCCAAAATGACGATCGAAAAGTTTGTGGTCGCCGACTACTACGATACGAACAGAGCGACAATCCTGTTCGAAGCGGTTACCGAGGTTCAAGTGGCCGGACAGACCGTTAAAGTCCGTTCGGTCATGGCCAACGACGCCGAAAAAAGAGACGGAACATGGCTGCTCGATCCGGTTGCGATCCCGCTGGAAAACGAGCAGCTGTAA
- a CDS encoding LytTR family transcriptional regulator DNA-binding domain-containing protein has translation MNLLEIRGLESFAEHTLVFPAFQLEVGPHDVTALYTSMNVRHALLANLAGKLPVSSGEIRVNGETCAGNRKRYFSQIGFLFLNEGLYERLTVKEYFFFCKKLYGSALDVEDTIRSTKLETKARTRISQLNPSEKRRVQFARILLQDPSLFVFEEPDQNVDNETRLVLQRIVARLRELGKGVLVLTGSMETALGMTDKVYRLDEKGLKAFDIQERREAEADVPEEELSVQQLVRFEKIPARMNEKMILFNPPEIDYIESNEGQTHLYIDGEAYPSTFKINELEDRLRTYGFFRCHRSYIVNLQKVREVVTFTRNSYSLVLDDRVKSSVPLSKTKMAELKEMMGLK, from the coding sequence GTGAATTTGCTCGAAATCCGCGGATTGGAGAGTTTTGCGGAGCATACGCTTGTATTTCCCGCGTTTCAACTGGAAGTGGGGCCGCACGATGTGACGGCGTTGTATACGAGCATGAACGTGCGCCATGCGCTGCTGGCGAATCTGGCGGGCAAGCTGCCCGTTTCGAGCGGAGAGATCCGGGTAAACGGGGAGACCTGCGCCGGCAATCGAAAGCGGTATTTTTCGCAAATCGGCTTTTTATTTTTAAACGAGGGGCTTTACGAACGGCTCACGGTAAAGGAATACTTTTTTTTCTGCAAAAAATTGTACGGGTCCGCTTTGGACGTCGAGGACACGATCCGTTCGACAAAGCTGGAGACGAAGGCCAGGACGCGTATTTCGCAATTGAACCCGTCGGAGAAAAGAAGGGTTCAATTTGCCCGGATCCTGTTGCAGGACCCGAGCCTATTCGTGTTCGAGGAGCCGGATCAAAACGTCGACAACGAAACGAGGCTCGTGCTCCAAAGAATCGTCGCCAGGCTGCGCGAACTCGGCAAGGGCGTTCTCGTGCTGACCGGCAGCATGGAAACCGCCCTCGGCATGACGGACAAGGTATACCGTCTCGACGAAAAAGGGCTGAAAGCATTTGACATTCAAGAAAGGCGGGAGGCCGAGGCGGACGTTCCGGAGGAAGAACTGTCCGTTCAGCAGCTCGTGCGGTTCGAGAAAATCCCGGCCCGGATGAACGAGAAAATGATCCTGTTCAACCCGCCGGAGATCGATTACATCGAAAGCAACGAGGGCCAGACCCATCTTTATATCGACGGAGAAGCGTATCCGTCGACGTTCAAAATCAACGAGCTGGAGGACCGGTTGCGGACGTACGGATTTTTTCGCTGCCACCGCTCCTACATCGTCAATCTGCAAAAGGTAAGAGAGGTCGTCACGTTCACCCGCAACAGCTACAGTCTCGTGTTGGACGATCGGGTGAAGTCGTCGGTTCCTCTGTCCAAGACGAAAATGGCGGAATTAAAAGAAATGATG